A DNA window from Drosophila sechellia strain sech25 chromosome X, ASM438219v1, whole genome shotgun sequence contains the following coding sequences:
- the LOC6618993 gene encoding uncharacterized protein LOC6618993, with protein MGRCNLIKKKQSSKMRRHTIDEENTDDYYMTPEEVRQSIERWSFLWHCSDSDIDSESGSSLTSPLLQHDPSAYGDWHVRGEEFNIETTGKEMLMNLSKFPYPEIIKPPVLLDTKLPKTLRVNHWPYITHKIFDYVMPDIYIRSMEFMKKPVCEGAVGYDPLYYGSSILIKPLCKYSKPRNFAPTWTNTSLVSWIDGRRFAKMVKRNDSQMGNEKLLRWTKVLPSWSNKLLAGLRKDPDAKLIARWKRPRTKFFLNSESDAMDKEWDVREEEPLPSDEFYADYVNDDPETQRSWNSSASDDFMPRITKSQSDLNLEYLKTRPIIRRYYSSSSLY; from the coding sequence ATGGGTCggtgtaatttaataaaaaagaagCAATCTAGCAAGATGCGACGACATACAATTGATGAAGAAAATACAGACGATTATTATATGACTCCCGAAGAGGTACGGCAATCGATTGAGCGGTGGTCATTCCTTTGGCACTGTAGTGATTCTGATATTGATTCCGAATCGGGGAGCAGTTTAACGTCACCATTGTTGCAACATGATCCATCTGCTTATGGAGACTGGCATGTGCGGGGTGAAGAATTTAATATAGAGACTACCGGCAAGGAAATGCTGATGAATCTAAGCAAATTTCCCTATCCGGAGATAATCAAACCGCCCGTTTTGCTAGATACCAAGTTGCCCAAAACTCTGCGGGTTAATCACTGGCCCTATATTACACACAAAATCTTTGACTACGTAATGCCGGACATATATATTCGGTCAATGGAGTTCATGAAGAAACCCGTATGTGAGGGAGCCGTGGGTTATGATCCTTTGTATTATGGGTCATCAATTTTGATCAAGCCTCTGTGCAAGTACAGTAAGCCTCGCAATTTTGCACCCACATGGACCAATACTAGCTTGGTTTCCTGGATAGATGGACGTCGTTTTGCCAAGATGGTGAAACGTAATGACTCGCAGATGGGAAATGAGAAGCTACTTCGGTGGACTAAGGTTCTCCCGTCCTGGAGCAATAAATTACTGGCTGGACTAAGAAAGGACCCGGACGCTAAGCTAATTGCAAGGTGGAAGCGTCCCAggacaaaattttttttgaattcaGAATCCGATGCGATGGACAAGGAATGGGATGTGCGCGAGGAGGAGCCGTTGCCATCGGATGAATTTTACGCAGATTATGTAAATGATGATCCCGAAACACAGCGATCATGGAACTCCTCAGCTTCTGACGATTTTATGCCTAGGATAACCAAATCCCAGTCGGATCTCAATCTCGAATATTTAAAGACAAGGCCGATAATAAGACGTTATTATAGTTCGAGCAGTCTTTATTAG
- the LOC6618995 gene encoding serine/arginine repetitive matrix protein 2, giving the protein MHQSIWSAPQVGGSGGALKALARNVANHLKLNRSNMKRVVAQVVAEHHTLGEVADYKGHMYFAKPDRLNFHELIAQSKEAFDDLLLHEPRSAKKQAITKRSKYPTNPNVKLQMTVSPPQLEKPQKKQSTIKKPGLPKKHSRPKIGSRKKSSTTIFQLADAGRRSLNGVIIDETHLPLDGEQREILLHVPPSLVKRSRRRLRSAQTKDTSEKCPPQKPDKDPDQKKTGPQKDGEKITEEKILQVQKRQPEKKRSEEPKPVTKMHENHQKELIRSPSRPRSGSPSVPQARRSPSPVRSQKVTSVRKASKALRSPPHKTINVKNHALNQRIKAGDTKMAISKPAEKKKSRSMLRTVKKKTLPQRSYDKPWILKRSQKRRLSAGGSQLKKNLQRPMNSDVKRKEKSGKGGKIQHSARSTKVEQTKISAQIKPTSHVGRQMQRVNFPWYTPYQFQGAAGATQIPNAGVAIPPCQLLKEKSRKLTQRLSVTQPISQMKRPNITSRQRHNLRMRERLIRDLQREEDIDDPLSNGSGVLRRARGGMQPSQQIKEPEQPKKEQDHRSVERVSSRIKRLPKGRRYRQPIATSERIMIPPPKVNNNNNNNNKSMSPSRPNFIPRVRRRFRSVLVDSSLGSIALMGQPVQSKQTLTPAKRHLTIAFMNKRSERTNAAVQPWK; this is encoded by the coding sequence ATGCATCAGAGTATATGGAGCGCGCCGCAGGTAGGTGGTTCTGGTGGCGCTTTGAAGGCCTTGGCCAGGAATGTTGCCAATCATCTGAAGCTGAACCGCAGCAATATGAAACGAGTGGTGGCCCAGGTGGTCGCAGAGCACCATACCCTCGGGGAGGTGGCCGACTACAAGGGTCACATGTACTTTGCCAAGCCGGATCGCTTGAATTTTCACGAGCTGATTGCCCAGTCCAAGGAGGCTTTCGATGATCTGTTGCTCCACGAACCGCGATCTGCGAAAAAGCAAGCAATCACGAAACGTTCGAAGTATCCGACCAATCCTAACGTTAAACTACAGATGACAGTATCACCACCGCAATTAGAAAAACCACAAAAGAAGCAATCAACTATTAAAAAGCCCGGTCTTCCAAAAAAACATTCAAGGCCAAAAATTGGAAGTCGGAAGAAAAGTTCCACCACCATTTTTCAGCTGGCGGATGCAGGTCGTCGTAGTCTAAATGGTGTAATCATTGACGAAACTCATTTGCCGCTCGATGGTGAGCAAAGGGAGATCCTTTTGCATGTGCCCCCGTCGCTAGTCAAGCGGTCCCGAAGGCGTCTCCGATCTGCCCAGACCAAGGATACATCGGAGAAATGCCCACCGCAGAAACCGGACAAGGATCCCGATCAGAAGAAGACAGGACCACAGAAGGATGGCGAGAAAATCACCGAGGAGAAGATTCTTCAAGTTCAAAAGCGTCAACCCGAGAAGAAACGCAGCGAAGAACCGAAGCCAGTAACGAAAATGCACGAAAACCACCAGAAAGAGCTGATTCGGTCACCTTCTCGCCCCCGATCGGGGTCCCCTTCGGTTCCTCAGGCCCGACGGTCTCCTTCACCAGTTCGTTCACAAAAAGTGACATCTGTTCGGAAAGCGAGCAAAGCACTTCGCTCACCACCCCACAAGACAATAAATGTCAAGAATCATGCCTTGAATCAACGCATTAAGGCGGGAGACACCAAAATGGCAATTTCCAAGCCTgcggaaaaaaagaaatcgaGATCGATGCTAAGAACAGTCAAGAAAAAAACATTGCCGCAAAGAAGCTACGACAAGCCGTGGATACTGAAACGCTCTCAAAAAAGACGCTTGTCGGCGGGAGgatctcaattaaagaaaaatctaCAGCGACCGATGAATAGCGATGTCAAGAGAAAGGAAAAGTCCGGTAAGGGAGGGAAAATCCAGCATTCAGCGAGAAGCACCAAGGTGGAGCAAACAAAAATCTCTGCCCAGATTAAACCCACATCACATGTTGGACGCCAAATGCAAAGGGTAAACTTCCCGTGGTATACTCCATATCAATTCCAAGGTGCCGCCGGAGCAACCCAAATACCAAATGCCGGGGTCGCCATACCGCCGTGCCAATTGCTAAAAGAAAAAAGCCGCAAACTCACTCAAAGACTATCGGTAACCCAACCAATTTCCCAAATGAAACGACCCAATATCACCAGTCGCCAAAGGCACAATCTCCGTATGCGGGAGCGTTTGATAAGAGATTTGCAACGCGAAGAGGACATCGATGATCCACTAAGCAATGGATCGGGGGTTCTTCGCCGAGCCCGCGGTGGAATGCAACCATCTCAGCAAATTAAGGAACCTGAGCAACCGAAAAAGGAGCAGGATCATCGTTCTGTGGAGCGCGTGAGCTCGCGAATCAAGCGTTTGCCAAAGGGAAGACGCTATCGCCAGCCCATCGCCACCAGCGAGCGGATCATGATCCCGCCACCGAAggtgaataataataataacaataataacaaatcGATGTCTCCAAGTCGCCCCAACTTCATTCCACGAGTCCGTCGAAGATTCCGATCCGTTCTGGTGGACAGCAGTCTGGGAAGTATCGCCTTAATGGGTCAGCCGGTGCAATCAAAGCAAACACTAACTCCCGCAAAACGTCACCTTACCATTGCTTTTATGAACAAGAGATCAGAACGAACCAATGCAGCCGTTCAGCCCTGGAAGTAG